One stretch of Pomacea canaliculata isolate SZHN2017 linkage group LG11, ASM307304v1, whole genome shotgun sequence DNA includes these proteins:
- the LOC112575922 gene encoding uncharacterized protein LOC112575922 — protein MFVYNSFKFYWSVRSKQNIEMMTRLDFLQHSCLGFSPAWSFTQKFFMLLACVPAVIFSAADVGSKNRCTVSPVLPLSDAVLTCYFPEDISVTKKDFTVYHYARPGSPVAVIDCWWIKGKLDCYSQLGVEYNKTVGKDLTATIKQVTSAHTGKYACQVSGYEASSLEICELHLKLGTENTCRITYDKSESQARLDCFFNENLAETRKSFAVYRSYGQDKQAVLVECLWENNQPKCQVASGYQLQDAVSSYLTLWIQEVTKEKEGNYYCLPAGSLITQQSTCFLSMSEEDEVDDNLVIGLLLGFLLLAVTVAVGIFLLRFIKTANHLTETDGESQRILNVKENTNMFEEHLKSTVQRMYPNMPESFYFVPPLYFNKCRYKPQCVADQVIYVPHSADLSDVRHDQAMHHVLQCLHHMAKQEQEHMFVLTQFQYEDYLNNPGVDFERHCLPLPSGLVDEDKSVACFDFLVVHQAHGILVGVVKAVSDEDQDVQQATDVVVSKQRDGDDFIESQVVEAVQQLKKAVRMINHLMSDHKPFPGIRQTLMLPRLTRQALLRAVVGNTELVENLRNCLGATAAKDPTDFCLCAEDLSDTTGYNMINCIQESWKWLVDRKEEGNMTQTLYLSMIARFFGPATQSTLMVPDDCEHFVLPKTLAEAVSLTGDLYERLMLNQDMVDLLEEPILFLGGPPNSGKTRMMTLVGNKWLSEGHDVFIVNDSSSKSYPLLSHQLKTLTARHESDLSDNSTRGRIYENECNFTSDVSLKTSIDKMITKAEGKDLYVLVDGAHLHGEKVEKMLEIISSRASSVSMWVSCSPEGMSSVSVPHKLLDNHLHCPPAIIKRMAEESHGCAKTQNTSHCPAPTDGPAVLNIFHKYSLLNPWGHDCVDCGLEVGSFLTKHLLVSESNYATTKLQKNNSENDKDVTDSAMWETKGLYLHFNDILIIFEDSGNSKDYGFLTGLRKSGVRVQTVTDESHFDVEHSDCAWAMDIDHLLKYKINRKILVYVEKSSECQNVENKVLAFSHCTSQLVVVKSSL, from the exons ATGTTTGTGTATAACTCTTTCAAATTTTACTGGTCTGTAAG AAGTAAACAGAATATTGAAATGATGACAAGGCTGGATTTTCTACAACACAGTTGCTTAGGATTTTCCCCGGCCTGGTCATTCACACAAAAATTCTTCATGTTGTTGGCTTGTGTCCCCGCTGTTATTTTCTCAGCTGCAG ATGTAGGGAGCAAGAATAGGTGCACAGTGTCACCTGTGCTACCTCTCAGTGATGCTGTCCTTACCTGTTACTTTCCCGAGGACATCAGTGTAACTAAGAAAGACTTCACTGTCTATCATTATGCTCGGCCTGGAAGTCCAG TTGCTGTTATTGACTGCTGGTGGATAAAAGGCAAACTCGACTGCTATTCTCAACTTGGTGTGGAGTACAATAAAACTGTTGGCAAGGACCTGACAGCTACAATCAAACAAGTGACTTCAGCCCACACCGGCAAATACGCTTGTCAGGTGTCCGGCTATGAGGCCAGCTCTTTGGAAATTTGCGAGTTGCATTTAAAACTCG GGACCGAGAACACCTGCAGAATTACCTATGACAAGTCTGAGAGTCAAGCGAGGCTCGACTGCTTTTTTAACGAAAACCTCGCAGAGACAAGAAAAAGTTTCGCTGTATATAGAAGCTACGGTCAAGACAAACAAG CAGTTCTGGTCGAATGTTTGTGGGAGAACAACCAGCCAAAATGTCAGGTTGCCAGTGGTTACCAGCTTCAAGATGCAGTGTCTTCCTATCTTACTCTGTGGatacaggaagtgacgaaagagAAGGAAGGCAATTATTATTGCTTGCCTGCGGGTTCCTTAATTACTCAGCAGAGCACTTGCTTCTTGTCCATGTCTGAAGAAG ATGAAGTAGACGACAATTTGGTGATTGGCCTTTTACTGGGCTTCCTGCTTTTGGCTGTGACTGTGGCGGTTGGCATCTTTTTACTGAGATTTATAAA aacTGCTAATCATCTAACAGAGACAGACGGTGAAAGTCAAAGGATATTAAAC gtcaaagaaaacacaaatatgtttGAGGAACATCTAAAGAGCACAGTTCAAAGGATGTATCCTAACATGCCCGAATCCTTCTACTTTGTGCCTCCACTTTACTTCAACAAATGTCGATACAAACCCCAGTGTGTGGCTGACCAAGTCATCTACGTACCTCACAGTGCTGacctcagtgacgtcagacaTGACCAGGCCATGCACCATGTCCTGCAGTGCCTTCATCACATGGCTAAGCAGGAGCAGGAACACATGTTTGTCCTGACACAGTTCCAGTATGAAGACTACTTGAACAACCCGGGTGTTGACTTTGAACGGCATTGCCTCCCTTTACCTTCTGGTTTGGTAGACGAGGACAAGAGTGTCGCCTGCTTTGACTTTCTCGTCGTTCATCAAGCTCATGGTATATTAGTTGGAGTGGTCAAGGCTGTCAGTGACGAGGACCAAGATGTACAGCAAGCGACTGATGTTGTGGTCAGTAAACAGCGAGATGGAGATGATTTCATAGAATCACAAGTTGTTGAAGCTGTACAGCAACTGAAGAAGGCTGTTCGTATGATAAATCATCTTATGTCCGATCACAAGCCGTTTCCAGGAATTCGGCAGACTTTGATGTTACCGAGACTGACAAGACAAGCATTACTGCGAGCTGTTGTGGGTAACACAGAACTGGTTGAG AACTTGAGGAATTGCCTAGGAGCAACAGCTGCCAAAGATCCCACtgatttctgtttgtgtgctgAAGACCTGTCGGATACGACCGGATATAATATGATTAATTGTATACAGGAAAGCTGGAAGTGGCTGGTTGATCGTAAAGAGGAAGGCAATATGACACAAACATTGTATCTCAGCATGATAGCCAG ATTTTTTGGACCTGCCACACAGTCCACTCTGATGGTTCCAGATGACTGTGAACATTTCGTGTTGCCAAAGACTCTGGCCGAAGCTGTGTCCTTAACAGGAGACTTGTACGAACGTCTGATGTTAAATCAGGACATGGTTGATCTGCTTGAAGAACCGATATTATTTCTTGGGGGACCACCAAACTCCGGCAAAACAAGAATGATGACTCTTGTAGGAAACAAATGGCTGTCTGAGGGTCATGATGTCTTTATTGTCAACGACTCTTCTTCTAAAAGCTATCCCTTACTTTCACATCAGTTGAAAACATTGACAGCAAGGCACGAAAGTGATTTAAGTGATAATTCAACACGTGGCCgcatttatgaaaatgaatgtaACTTCACATCGGATGTGTCTCTCAAAACATCCATCGACAAGATGATCACAAAAGCAGAGGGAAAGGATCTCTATGTCCTAGTTGATGGGGCACATCTTCACGG GGAAAAGGTAGAGAAAATGTTGGAAATCATTTCTAGTCGAGCTTCAAGTGTTAGCATGTGGGTGAGCTGCAGTCCTGAGGGTATGTCCTCAGTGTCAGTCCCACACAAGCTCCTTGACAACCACCTGCATTGTCCACCCGCTATCATTAAAAGAATGGCAGAAGAATCACATGGATGTGCTAAGACACAAAATACAAGTCACTGCCCAGCACCTACAGACGGTCCGGCAGTTCTCAATATCTTTCACAAGTATTCATTATTAAATCCCTGGGGACATGACTGTGTTGATTGTGGGCTGGAGGTGGGCAGCTTTCTGACCAAACACCTTCTCGTCTCTGAGTCCA ATTATGCCACAAcgaaattacagaaaaataattctgaaaatGACAAGGACGTTACAGATTCAGCAATGTGGGAAACAAAAGGATTGTATCTGCACTTCAATGACATTCTCATTATATTTGAAGATTCTGGTAACAGTAAAGACTACGGTTTCTTAACAGGACTGAGAAAATCAGGTGTCAGAGTGCAGACTGTGACAGATGAAAGCCATTTCGATGTTGAACACAGTGACTGTGCGTGGGCGATGGACATCGATCACTTGcttaagtacaaaataaacagaaaaattcttGTTTATGTGGAAAAAAGTTCTGAATgtcaaaatgtagaaaacaaGGTATTAGCTTTCAGTCACTGTACATCTCAGCTGGTTGTGGTGAAATCTTCCTTGTAA
- the LOC112575923 gene encoding uncharacterized protein LOC112575923, with product MTTRLDFLQHNFSEFSLAWSFTQKFFILLVFVPAVIFSAEDVESKIRCTVSPVLPLNDAELTCHFPEDLSITKKVFTVYHYAQHGSPDAVIDCWWIKGKLDCYSQHGVEYNKTVGKDLTITLKQVTSAHTGKYACQVSGYESNSLEICELHLKLGTENTCRITFDKSENQARLDCFFNENIAETRKSFAVYRTYGQVKQAVLAECLWENNHPKCQVASGYQIQDGVSSYLTLWIQEVTKEKEGNYYCLPAGSLITQQTTCFLPVSEESEGNSQNADEVDDNLVIGLLLGLLLLAVTVAVGIFLLRFKKRTANHPTETDGESQKILNVEENTKMFEEHLKSTVQRMYPNMLKSFYFVPPLYFNKCRYKPRCVADQVIYVPHSADLSDVSHDQAMQQVLQCLHHMAKQEKEQMFVLTQFQYEDYLNTPGVDFERHCLPLPSSFVDDDKSVACFDLLVVHQTRGILVGVVKAVSDEDQDVQQTTDVVDNKLRLVDDFIESQVVEAVKQLKKAVRMINHLMSDHKPFPGIGQTLMLPRLTRQALQRAVVGNTEMVENLRDCLKATAVEDPTDFCLCAEDLSDTTGYNVINSIQQSWKWLVDRQEKGNMTATLYLSMIARFFGPATQSTLMVPDDCEHFVLPKTLAEVVSLTGDLYERLMLTQDMVELLEEPILFLGGPPNSGKTRMMTLVGNRWLSEGHDVFIVNDSSSKSYPLLSHQLKTLTARHETDLSDNSTRGCIYDHECDFTSDMSLKTSIDKMITKAEGKDLCVLVDGGHLHGEKVKKMWEIISSRASSLRMWVSCSPEGMSSVSVPHKLLDSHLHCPPSIIRRMAEESHGRAKTQDTSHCPAPTDGPAVLDIFHEYSLLNPWGHDCVECGLEVGSFLTKHLLVSESNYATTKLQKNNSENDTDITDSAMWETKGLYLHFNDILIIFEDSGNSKDYGFLTGLRNSGVRVQTVTDESDIDVEHNDCAWAMDIDHLLKYRINRTILVYVESSECQNVENKVLAFSHCTSQLIVVNRKPK from the exons ATGACGACAAGGCTGGATTTTCTCCAACACAATTTCTCAGAATTTTCTCTGGCTTGGTCGTTCACACAAAAATTCTTCATATTGCTGGTTTTTGTCCCCGCTGTTATTTTTTCAGCTGAAG ATGTAGAGAGCAAGATCAGGTGCACGGTGTCACCTGTGCTGCCTCTCAATGATGCTGAACTTACATGCCACTTTCCCGAGGACCTCAGTATAACAAAGAAAGTCTTCACGGTCTATCATTATGCTCAACATGGCAGTCCAG ATGCTGTTATTGACTGCTGGTGGATAAAAGGCAAACTCGACTGCTATTCTCAACATGGTGTGGAGTACAATAAAACTGTTGGCAAGGACCTGACAATAACATTAAAACAAGTGACTTCAGCCCACACCGGCAAATATGCTTGTCAGGTGTCCGGCTACGAGTCCAACTCTTTGGAAATTTGCGAGTTGCATTTAAAACTCG GGACCGAGAACACCTGCAGAATTACCTTTGACAAGTCTGAGAATCAAGCGAGGCTCGACTGCTTTTTTAACGAAAACATCGCAGAGACAAGAAAGAGTTTTGCTGTATATAGAACCTACGGTCAAGTCAAACAAG CAGTTCTGGCCGAATGTTTGTGGGAGAACAACCATCCAAAATGTCAGGTTGCCAGTGGTTACCAGATACAAGATGGAGTGTCCTCCTATCTTACTCTGTGGatacaggaagtgacgaaagagAAGGAAGGCAATTATTATTGCTTGCCTGCAGGCTCCTTAATTACACAACAGACCACTTGCTTCTTGCCTGTGTCTGAAG aATCGGAAGGAAACTCCCAAAATGCAGATGAAGTAGACGACAATTTGGTGATTGGCCTTTTACTGGGTCTCCTGCTTTTGGCTGTGACTGTGGCGGTTGGCATCTTTTTACTGAGATTTAAAAA aaGAACTGCTAATCATCCAACAGAGACAGACGGTGAAAGTCAAAAGATATTAAAC GtggaagaaaacacaaagatgttTGAGGAGCATCTAAAGAGCACAGTTCAAAGGATGTATCCTAACATGCTTAAGTCCTTCTACTTTGTTCCTCCCCTATACTTCAACAAATGTCGATACAAACCCCGGTGTGTGGCTGACCAAGTCATCTACGTACCTCACAGTGCTGACCTCAGTGACGTCAGTCATGACCAGGCCATGCAGCAGGTCCTGCAGTGTCTCCATCACATGGCTAAGCAGGAGAAGGAACAAATGTTTGTCCTGACACAGTTCCAGTATGAAGACTACTTGAACACCCCGGGTGTTGACTTTGAGCGGCATTGCCTCCCTTTACCTTCTAGTTTTGTAGACGATGACAAGAGTGTCGCCTGCTTCGACTTGCTCGTCGTTCATCAAACTCGTGGAATATTAGTTGGAGTGGTCAAGGCAGTCAGTGACGAGGACCAAGATGTACAGCAAACGACGGATGTAGTGGACAATAAACTGCGACTCGTAGATGATTTCATAGAATCACAAGTTGTTGAAGCTGTAAAGCAACTGAAGAAGGCTGTTCGTATGATAAATCATCTTATGTCAGATCACAAGCCGTTTCCAGGAATTGGCCAGACTTTAATGTTACCGAGACTGACAAGACAAGCATTGCAGCGAGCTGTTGTGGGCAACACAGAAATGGTTGAG AACTTGAGGGATTGCCTAAAAGCAACAGCTGTCGAAGATCCCACTGATTTCTGTCTGTGTGCTGAAGACCTGTCGGATACGACCGGATATAATGTGATTAATAGTATACAGCAAAGCTGGAAGTGGCTGGTTGATCGTCAAGAGAAAGGCAATATGACAGCCACCTTGTATCTCAGCATGATAGCCAG ATTTTTTGGACCTGCCACACAGTCCACTCTGATGGTTCCAGATGACTGTGAACACTTCGTGTTGCCAAAGACTCTGGCCGAAGTTGTGTCCTTAACAGGAGACTTGTACGAACGTCTGATGTTAACTCAGGACATGGTTGAGCTGCTTGAAGAACCGATATTATTTCTTGGGGGACCACCAAACTCCGGCAAAACAAGAATGATGACTCTTGTAGGAAACAGATGGCTGTCTGAGGGTCATGATGTATTTATTGTCAACGACTCTTCTTCTAAAAGCTATCCCTTACTTTCACATCAGTTGAAAACATTGACAGCAAGGCACGAAACTGATTTGAGTGATAATTCAACACGTGGCTGCATTTATGACCATGAATGTGATTTCACATCGGATATGTCTCTCAAAACATCCATCGACAAGATGATCACAAAAGCAGAGGGAAAGGATCTCTGTGTCCTGGTTGATGGGGGACATCTTCACgg agaaaaggtaaagaaaatgtGGGAAATCATTTCAAGTCGAGCTTCAAGTCTAAGAATGTGGGTGAGCTGCAGTCCTGAGGGTATGTCCTCAGTGTCAGTCCCACACAAGCTCCTTGACAGCCACCTGCATTGTCCACCCTCTATTATCAGAAGAATGGCAGAAGAATCCCATGGACGTGCAAAGACACAAGATACAAGTCACTGCCCAGCACCTACAGACGGTCCGGCAGTTCTCGATATCTTTCACGAGTATTCATTATTAAATCCCTGGGGACATGACTGTGTTGAGTGTGGGCTGGAGGTGGGCAGCTTTCTGACCAAACACCTTCTCGTCTCTGAGTCCA ATTATGCCACAAcgaaattacagaaaaataattctgaaaatGACACGGATATTACAGATTCAGCAATGTGGGAAACAAAAGGATTGTATCTGCACTTCAATGACATTCTCATTATATTTGAAGATTCTGGTAACAGTAAAGACTACGGTTTCTTAACAGGACTGAGAAACTCAGGTGTCAGAGTGCAGACTGTGACAGATGAAAGTGATATTGATGTTGAACACAATGACTGTGCGTGGGCGATGGACATCGATCACTTGCTGaagtacagaataaacagaacaattCTTGTTTATGTGGAAAGTTCTGAATgtcaaaatgtagaaaacaaGGTATTAGCTTTCAGTCACTGTACATCTCAGCTGATTGTGGTGAATCGAAAACCGAAATAA
- the LOC112576305 gene encoding uncharacterized protein LOC112576305 yields the protein MVVALMFIQHRFYLLPRPHSRTVLLALFLSFLWFTAVSAQDDKITCEVQPAAPFEDTTLTCHFPEDLSKTQKDFTIYRYSKAGIAEAVVDCWWLGGTLDCYVSRGVEYNKMVRRDVTVTLQRMTSELTGTYACQVAGYGVSSLRTCEFEFKLGKENSCNIDYKTSDFQARLTCFFSEDIGKRKTKFAVYKHSGQVRKAVMECSWVDEQRSCTVENGYQFDNKVSPYLTLGIPEITKEKEGNYSCWHSGSDNNQQKTCFLSVLHNVSASKEIDQSGDQSTNTVALGISVALMLLIIAVAAGIFVLKYKRKFLCNKNKTPSASDEEEGNRMLDDEEEKRNKIFQEYLEKEVKEMYPNYMNSCYFVPPVYFNKTRYKTQYVAGRVVYVPDPSDPADLKHDQAMQHVLHCLHHMAEREKTGMFVLTQFQYDDYLNNVDHQHAGHRLPVPNSLTDEDNTIECFDFLIVHKVHGVLVGVVKIFGDMENRGDVRKVDEMIVLQITEAMKQLRKADRVIRHLMSDHQVKVRMTMILHDLTRSSLRQAVERQNALVENLRECLGITVVEDPTELCLCSEDLSDSSTPWSVSDDVTKSIHNHWKWSSQDGENMTNYLSIVARFFGPATKSRLRVPDDYHQFELPKTLTEAVSLTGDLYARLTLHPDLIEHLNDPRVILVGPPNSGKTTMLALAGSQWLSSGQDVLLVKDASSKHLSTHLRSLLTALSTPRDKNSTTSTKSDCIVEDECDFTSIKSVKKCIERIITKANEKPVCLLIDGAHLNGKHVQVFFEELHKLASDLHLWITCSGLENSIKEYTWLTIKVSNCPPTVLREVREKKANIELPPYTCGTGLYLPATNGPIVKHFYYNLSKEPGKVKVADGLECGQQVGKFLAETVLCIKTGKTEEVLMEPFQNTSAFRTARSLLQFKDIVVFFEYKNQGLDVNEHHSILKGLRESGIIVTVVNTNVSDGVGIDDRNTAWAIHIRDLSKIKIRRKIVVYVETNSEVTDVDNKLRALTSCTSQLIMVHPKLL from the exons ATGGTTGTTGCTCTGATGTTTATACAACACAGGTTTTATCTCTTGCCTCGACCTCACTCTCGTACCGTACTACTGGCATTATTCCTGTCATTTCTTTGGTTTACTGCAGTGTCCGCTCAAG ATGACAAGATAACATGTGAAGTGCAGCCTGCGGCGCCTTTCGAGGACACTACACTGACGTGTCACTTCCCTGAGGACCTCAGCAAAACCCAAAAGGACTTTACGATCTACCGCTACAGCAAAGCTGGTATCGCAG AAGCTGTTGTAGACTGCTGGTGGCTAGGAGGGACGCTGGACTGCTATGTGTCTCGTGGTGTCGAGTACAACAAGATGGTGAGGAGAGACGTAACGGTCACACTCCAGCGGATGACGTCAGAACTCACCGGGACGTACGCCTGTCAGGTGGCTGGCTATGGGGTCTCTTCTCTCAGAACATGTGAATTTGAGTTCAAGCTCG gaaaagaaaactcaTGCAACATTGACTACAAGACTTCTGACTTTCAAGCCAGGTTGACCTGCTTTTTTAGTGAAGACATcggaaagagaaaaacaaaatttgctgTGTACAAACACAGCGGCCAAGTTAGGAAAG CTGTAATGGAGTGCTCGTGGGTGGATGAACAACGAAGTTGTACAGTTGAAAATGGTTACCAGTTTGATAACAAGGTATCACCCTACCTTACCCTTGGGATACCGGAAATtacgaaagagaaagaaggaaattaCTCCTGTTGGCATTCTGGTTCTGACAATAATCAACAAAAGACCTGCTTCCTGTCTGTCCTTCATAATG TTTCAGCATCGAAGGAAATTGATCAAAGTGGTGATCAAAGTACTAATACTGTGGCGCTGGGAATATCTGTGGCGTTGATGCTTTTGATAATAGCTGTAGCAGCTGGGATCTTCGtactaaaatataaaag GAAGTTCCTGTGTAATAAGAATAAAACTCCTTCAGcttcagatgaagaagaaggtAACCGGATGTTGgat gatgaagaagagaaaagaaataagatatTTCAAGAATATCTTGAGAAGGAAGTCAAAGAAATGTATCCAAACTATATGAATTCTTGCTATTTCGTGCCACCAGTCTACTTCAACAAAACTCGATACAAAACACAGTATGTGGCCGGTCGAGTCGTCTACGTCCCTGACCCGAGTGACCCTGCTGACCTCAAACACGACCAAGCCATGCAGCATGTCCTCCATTGCCTACATCACATGGCAGAGAGGGAAAAGACCGGAATGTTTGTCTTAACACAGTTCCAGTATGACGACTACTTAAACAATGTTGATCATCAACATGCGGGACATCGTCTGCCTGTGCCTAACAGTCTCACAGATGAAGACAATACCATCGAGTGTTTTGACTTTCTCATCGTCCATAAAGTACACGGAGTGTTGGTTGGGGTGGTCAAAATTTTCGGTGACATGGAGAACCGAGGTGATGTAAGAAAAGTAGATGAAATGATTGTTTTACAAATCACTGAAGCGATGAAGCAGCTAAGAAAAGCAGATCGTGTTATCAGACACCTCATGTCGGATCATCAGGTTAAAGTTCGCATGACAATGATACTACACGACCTCACCCGCTCTTCCCTGAGGCAAGCTGTAGAAAGACAGAATGCTCTGGTTGAG aACCTTCGTGAATGTCTAGGAATAACAGTTGTAGAAGACCCCActgagttgtgtttgtgttccgAGGACCTGTCAGACTCATCTACTCCTTGGAGTGTCAGCGACGATGTCACCAAAAGTATACATAATCACTGGAAGTGGTCATCTCAGGACGGTGAAAATATGACCAACTATCTCAGCATAGTTGCCAG GTTTTTCGGACCGGCCACTAAGTCCAGGCTACGGGTTCCAGATGACTACCATCAGTTTGAACTGCCCAAGACTCTGACTGAAGCTGTGTCCCTGACAGGAGACTTGTATGCACGGTTGACATTACATCCTGACTTGATTGAACATTTGAATGATCCTCGAGTGATTCTTGTTGGACCACCAAACTCCGGCAAAACAACGATGCTGGCTCTTGCTGGGAGTCAGTGGCTGTCTAGTGGTCAAGATGTACTTCTAGTTAAGGATGCTTCGTCTAAACATCTTTCCACACATTTGCGTAGTCTATTAACAGCATTGTCAACCCCCCGTGATAAGAATTCAACTACGAGCACGAAGTCTGACTGTATTGTTGAAGATGAATGTGATTTTACATCAATAAAGTCAGTCAAGAAATGTATTGAGAGGATAATCACGAAAGCGAATGAAAAACCTGTTTGTCTCCTCATTGACGGCGCACATCTTAATGG AAAGCATGTCCAAGTATTTTTTGAAGAGCTGCATAAACTGGCATCAGACCTCCACTTATGGATCACCTGTTCCGGTCTTGAAAACTCTATAAAAGAGTATACCTGGCTGACCATTAAAGTTTCTAATTGTCCACCCACTGTGCTTAGAgaagtaagagaaaaaaaggcaaacatCGAACTACCTCCATATACATGTGGCACGGGTTTGTATCTACCCGCTACAAATGGTCCTATCGTCAAGCACTTCTATTACAATCTGTCTAAAGAGCCAGGAAAAGTCAAAGTAGCTGATGGTCTGGAATGTGGGCAACAAGTGGGCAAGTTTCTTGCCGAAACAGTCCTCTGCATTAAAACTG gGAAAACAGAGGAAGTCCTGATGGAACCATTTCAAAACACTTCTGCTTTTAGGACAGCGCGATCACTTCTGCAGTTTAAAGacattgttgttttctttgaatacaAAAATCAAGGGCTAGATGTCAATGAACACCATAGTATTTTAAAAGGTCTTAGAGAGTCTGGTATTATCGTGACTGTTGTCAACACAAATGTATCAGATGGCGTTGGTATAGACGACAGAAACACAGCGTGGGCGATCCACATTCGAGATttgtcaaaaattaaaatcagaaGAAAGATCGTGGTGTACGTGGAAACTAATTCTGAAGTCACAGATGTTGACAACAAGCTACGAGCTCTTACAAGTTGTACTTCTCAGCTCATCATGGTTCACCCTAAGTTATTGTAG